Proteins encoded by one window of Homoserinimonas aerilata:
- a CDS encoding Ig-like domain-containing protein, producing MRIVPAMTFSKTWRWILGHRSLAMTTGSIVVIVALIAAVAVASGGYRAQRLDLGDASVWVANGESQVIGRANTEIMQLNTVVQSAGSDLDVVQRGETVLLLDLANTRVDIVDPATSEVLDSAALPTESPKVYLAGDSAVIHAEGTGEVWMMPAQDLSSFDVSGEATLSLGRNSTLAVGVDGVIHAYSPDTGQLYALGVGSGTQTQQLAFGDTGAGVQLTAVGDHVILFDSSSRHAWIDGELVPLDGLIDAGQSPVLQQPGPDASAVVIAYTSGLLSVPLDGSDPVRLLEGRSSAVAQPVVLDGCTYAAWGDGTAWRDCPGQAPVTLELGGTSGARLAFAMNGDRVLLNEPATGATWAVQQGGESIDNWDELITVEEDQQQVQQNDVDSVPEYEKVQMPPVAVADDFGARPGRATVLPVLLNDYDPNGDVLVISEVTEIDEELGRLELVRDRQEIQLTLADTASGSFGFGYTVTDGRGGSASTTVTVTVRSPAENSAPVQLRRSRTLVAESGRVTSNVLGDWIDPDGDAFYLTSATTASPDLVSHKPEGAVVFQEGGAAGSLRSVALQVSDGMAEASGSLSITVSPQGEVPLIADPFVVRAYAGSEVRVSPLDHVRGGSGTLRLTGVPAKTGATIVPNYDRGTFRFSSTQVRSFYAEYVVTDGSQTVTGLVRIDVETPPDASSKPVTIPKTVFVKTLSSETIDVTLTDSDPAGGVLMVTGLTGLDPAAGVRADVLDQKSIRITLVAPLDSGPVSFGYRVTNGLAEAEGLVTVIEIAQPEQLQAPVATDDSITVRVGDTIDIPVLANDLHPDGEELKLNPVLSAKVKSGAGLLFASGNKLRYLASNQTGNFTAVYEIFGPDGQAAQAQVRIAVREAVEATNNPPAPVTTVARVVAGERVSIRIPLSGIDPDGDSVQLLGQESNPEKGAVTEVGSDFIEYEAGGYSAGTDSFSYTVIDALGARATGRVRVGISPPIEGARNPVATADEVVTRPGGAVRVQVLLNDSDPDGSALSVVSVEPNDAETSAEIVGEVVEVTPPALAGRYGLVYTIENEFGGSSSNFVTVVVDPDAPLAYPIASDTVLTLSDILDRDSITIDVLERVFFADGPVSSLGIRLLDGYRASATVERDKRVTVQIGDRSQIIPFAIVHPDDAQVVSYAFIRVPGHDDALPQLDRRAPRLTVASESQLRIDINDHVVAVGGRKVRLTDTTTVRATHSNGDSLVLDSDTLVFTSADRYFGPASISFEVTDGANADEPGAHTATLVLPITVTPRENQPPAFTGGSIEFEPGEEKELDLLRLTSYPYPDDLDELAYRVLEPLPTGFSYTLRGSTLTLKADVGTVKGSETTIALGVRDDLSEGRAGTIALRVVASTRPLARPAPDASVTPRGSSTVIDVLSNDSATNPFPNKPLTVVAIRGIDGGALPDGVTIVPSTDRSRLSVAVASNAVPADTQLQYQVADATGDPDRYVWGRVTISVQDVPDAPIAPVKTEGHTNGAITLRITPPAFNNSPITRYEIVSSAGDYRKDCGTQQLCRLDDLTIGAVYEFSVIASNSIGSSAPGMASQPLRADYLPAAPTGVNAVPSTGRPGEIVISWTPVADPNPGTEVAGYTVRIVGPGVGQRDIPVGRGASRLQTTADGLIQPGEEYQVTVVAMNSAQVDAEGWNRSGVAIVRAVGHPTPVTGLGGVLLGSDGRIQVSWTGASTWNGAATGSYSIARFAAGGEIPASCETGSKPGAIAGATASGWIDTDAADGGKYVYAVYSDNGYFCSVAVSGQVESRKAPGKATVDPEFPTVQHQSSGNWDVRIGGLGVVSGVATRYEYRLGSAAWQAVPTSGFVTSAANSAVYGTPVSLQVRGCRDTSTDFCGPSVTLTATPVATRASVPSCLAGQPFIAAPPNNNGSPKITVGYAVDYGLLGVYSGVFHTWHEGETVPLTASGVRIKATVTAGTSVYQDPQWGQTQCQPAPEPTPEPTPEPTPEPTPTPPPGATPGATPGG from the coding sequence GTGCGCATCGTTCCTGCCATGACGTTCTCGAAGACCTGGCGCTGGATACTCGGCCACAGATCGCTGGCCATGACGACGGGCAGCATTGTCGTCATCGTGGCGCTCATCGCCGCCGTCGCCGTCGCGTCGGGCGGCTACCGGGCGCAACGGCTCGACCTGGGTGACGCATCCGTCTGGGTGGCGAACGGCGAAAGCCAGGTCATCGGGCGCGCAAACACCGAGATCATGCAGCTCAACACGGTCGTGCAGAGCGCCGGCAGTGATCTCGATGTCGTGCAGCGCGGCGAGACAGTGCTTCTGCTTGACCTGGCGAACACGCGCGTCGACATCGTCGACCCGGCGACGTCTGAGGTGCTCGACAGCGCCGCACTGCCCACCGAGTCTCCGAAGGTGTATCTCGCGGGCGACAGCGCTGTCATCCATGCCGAGGGCACCGGCGAGGTGTGGATGATGCCCGCTCAGGATCTCTCCTCCTTCGACGTCTCAGGGGAGGCGACACTCAGCCTCGGCCGCAATTCGACGCTCGCGGTGGGGGTCGACGGAGTCATCCACGCCTACTCGCCCGATACGGGCCAGCTCTACGCTCTTGGGGTCGGCTCGGGAACCCAGACGCAGCAACTCGCCTTCGGCGACACCGGCGCCGGTGTGCAGCTGACCGCGGTGGGCGATCATGTCATCCTCTTCGACAGCTCCTCCCGGCACGCCTGGATCGACGGCGAGCTCGTGCCGCTCGACGGGCTGATCGATGCAGGCCAGAGCCCCGTGCTGCAGCAGCCCGGACCCGACGCGAGCGCCGTCGTGATCGCCTACACGAGCGGTCTGCTCTCCGTGCCGCTCGACGGCTCCGACCCGGTGAGGCTTCTCGAGGGCCGCAGCAGCGCCGTCGCCCAGCCGGTGGTGCTTGACGGATGCACGTACGCGGCCTGGGGAGACGGGACCGCCTGGCGTGACTGCCCCGGGCAGGCTCCCGTGACTCTCGAACTCGGCGGAACATCCGGAGCTCGTCTCGCCTTCGCCATGAACGGCGACAGGGTTCTGCTCAACGAGCCCGCCACCGGTGCCACCTGGGCGGTGCAGCAGGGTGGCGAGTCGATCGACAACTGGGACGAGCTGATCACGGTCGAGGAGGACCAGCAGCAGGTTCAGCAGAACGACGTCGACAGCGTGCCCGAATACGAGAAGGTGCAGATGCCGCCGGTCGCGGTGGCCGATGACTTCGGCGCCCGGCCCGGCCGCGCGACAGTTCTGCCTGTCCTCCTGAATGACTACGACCCGAACGGCGACGTGCTCGTCATTTCTGAGGTCACCGAGATCGACGAGGAGCTCGGCCGTCTCGAGCTGGTGCGCGACCGGCAGGAGATTCAGCTCACACTCGCTGACACGGCATCCGGCTCGTTCGGTTTCGGCTACACGGTGACCGACGGTCGTGGTGGTTCCGCTTCGACGACGGTGACGGTGACGGTGCGCAGCCCTGCCGAGAACTCCGCGCCCGTACAGCTGCGTCGTAGCCGCACGCTCGTCGCCGAGAGCGGGCGCGTCACCAGCAATGTGCTCGGCGACTGGATCGACCCGGATGGCGACGCCTTCTACCTGACATCGGCGACGACGGCGAGCCCGGATCTGGTCAGCCACAAGCCGGAGGGGGCCGTGGTCTTCCAGGAGGGCGGCGCGGCCGGTTCGCTTCGCTCCGTCGCGCTGCAGGTCTCCGACGGAATGGCGGAGGCATCCGGCAGTCTGTCGATCACGGTCAGCCCTCAGGGCGAGGTGCCGCTCATCGCCGACCCCTTCGTGGTGCGAGCGTACGCGGGCAGTGAGGTTCGTGTGTCGCCGCTCGATCATGTGCGCGGTGGCTCTGGCACGCTCAGGCTCACGGGGGTGCCCGCCAAGACGGGGGCGACGATCGTGCCCAACTACGACAGGGGCACCTTCCGCTTCTCGAGCACCCAGGTTCGCAGCTTCTACGCCGAATATGTCGTCACCGATGGCTCGCAGACGGTGACGGGTCTCGTGCGCATCGACGTCGAGACGCCACCGGATGCGAGCAGCAAGCCGGTCACGATCCCCAAGACGGTCTTCGTCAAGACGCTGAGCAGCGAGACGATCGACGTCACCCTCACCGACAGTGACCCCGCCGGCGGCGTGCTGATGGTCACGGGTCTGACGGGGCTCGACCCTGCGGCGGGAGTGCGCGCCGATGTTCTCGACCAGAAGTCGATCCGAATTACCCTTGTCGCGCCGCTCGACTCCGGGCCGGTGTCGTTCGGCTATCGCGTGACCAACGGCCTGGCCGAGGCGGAGGGTCTCGTCACCGTCATCGAGATCGCGCAGCCGGAGCAACTGCAGGCGCCCGTCGCGACCGACGACAGCATCACGGTTCGCGTCGGCGACACCATCGACATCCCGGTGCTGGCGAACGACCTGCACCCCGACGGCGAGGAACTGAAACTCAACCCGGTGCTCTCGGCGAAGGTGAAGAGCGGGGCCGGCCTGCTGTTCGCATCCGGAAACAAGCTGCGCTATCTCGCGTCGAACCAGACCGGAAACTTCACGGCCGTCTACGAGATATTCGGGCCCGACGGGCAGGCGGCGCAGGCGCAGGTGCGGATCGCCGTGCGTGAGGCCGTCGAGGCCACCAACAATCCGCCCGCGCCGGTGACCACGGTTGCACGGGTCGTTGCGGGTGAACGGGTGAGCATCCGCATCCCACTCAGCGGCATCGACCCCGACGGCGACTCGGTGCAACTGCTCGGGCAGGAGAGCAACCCGGAGAAGGGCGCCGTCACCGAGGTCGGCAGCGACTTCATCGAATACGAGGCGGGCGGCTACTCGGCAGGAACCGACAGCTTCAGCTATACCGTCATCGACGCGCTCGGCGCCCGAGCGACCGGCCGGGTGCGCGTGGGCATCAGCCCGCCCATCGAGGGCGCCCGCAACCCTGTGGCGACCGCCGACGAGGTCGTCACGAGGCCCGGCGGCGCGGTGCGGGTCCAGGTTCTGCTGAACGACTCCGACCCGGACGGCAGCGCACTCAGCGTCGTCTCCGTCGAGCCCAACGACGCCGAGACGAGCGCGGAGATCGTGGGCGAGGTCGTCGAGGTGACCCCGCCGGCTCTCGCGGGCCGCTACGGGCTCGTGTACACGATCGAGAACGAGTTCGGAGGGAGCAGCTCCAACTTCGTGACCGTCGTCGTCGACCCGGATGCGCCGCTCGCGTATCCGATCGCATCCGACACCGTACTCACGCTGTCGGACATCCTCGACCGCGACTCCATCACGATCGACGTGCTCGAGCGGGTGTTCTTCGCCGACGGACCGGTCTCGAGTCTCGGCATCCGCCTGCTCGACGGCTATCGGGCATCCGCCACCGTCGAGCGCGACAAGCGGGTGACGGTGCAGATCGGCGACAGGAGCCAGATCATCCCCTTCGCGATCGTGCACCCCGACGACGCGCAGGTGGTCTCGTACGCCTTCATCCGGGTGCCCGGTCACGACGACGCGCTCCCGCAGCTCGACCGCCGCGCGCCACGGCTGACGGTCGCCAGCGAGTCGCAGCTGAGGATCGACATCAACGACCATGTCGTCGCCGTCGGCGGGCGGAAGGTGCGGCTCACCGACACCACGACCGTGCGGGCCACGCACTCGAACGGTGACAGCCTGGTTCTTGACTCCGACACCCTCGTCTTCACCTCTGCCGACAGGTACTTCGGGCCTGCCTCGATCTCGTTCGAGGTCACGGATGGTGCGAATGCGGATGAGCCGGGGGCGCACACGGCGACGCTCGTGCTGCCCATAACGGTGACGCCCCGCGAGAACCAGCCGCCGGCCTTCACCGGTGGCAGCATCGAGTTCGAGCCGGGCGAGGAGAAGGAGCTCGACCTGCTCAGGCTCACGAGCTACCCGTACCCCGACGACCTCGACGAGCTCGCCTACCGGGTCCTCGAACCATTGCCGACGGGCTTCAGCTACACGCTGCGGGGGAGCACGCTGACCCTGAAGGCCGATGTCGGCACGGTCAAGGGCTCCGAGACGACGATCGCGCTCGGTGTGAGGGATGACCTCAGCGAAGGCCGAGCGGGCACGATCGCGCTGCGCGTCGTCGCCTCCACGAGACCTCTCGCGAGGCCGGCGCCCGACGCTTCGGTCACTCCCAGGGGCTCGTCGACCGTCATCGACGTGCTCAGCAACGACAGCGCGACCAACCCCTTCCCGAATAAGCCGCTCACGGTCGTCGCGATCCGCGGTATCGACGGAGGCGCACTGCCCGACGGCGTCACCATCGTGCCGAGCACCGACAGGAGCAGGCTCTCCGTCGCGGTGGCATCCAATGCCGTTCCTGCAGACACGCAGCTCCAGTACCAGGTCGCGGACGCGACGGGCGACCCGGATCGTTACGTCTGGGGCAGGGTCACGATCTCGGTGCAGGATGTTCCGGATGCGCCCATCGCGCCCGTCAAGACCGAGGGCCACACGAATGGCGCCATCACCCTCAGGATCACGCCGCCGGCCTTCAACAACTCGCCGATCACACGCTACGAGATTGTCAGCAGCGCGGGGGACTACCGCAAGGACTGCGGCACGCAGCAGCTGTGCAGGCTCGACGACCTGACAATCGGGGCCGTGTACGAGTTCAGCGTCATCGCGAGCAACTCGATCGGCTCATCGGCGCCGGGAATGGCGAGCCAGCCGCTTCGAGCGGACTATCTCCCGGCCGCTCCGACCGGCGTCAACGCGGTGCCGTCCACAGGAAGGCCCGGCGAGATCGTCATCTCCTGGACCCCTGTCGCCGATCCGAATCCCGGAACGGAGGTCGCCGGGTACACCGTGCGCATCGTCGGACCGGGTGTCGGCCAGCGGGACATCCCGGTGGGCAGGGGGGCGAGTCGCCTGCAGACGACGGCGGACGGGCTGATCCAGCCTGGCGAGGAATACCAGGTGACTGTCGTTGCCATGAACTCGGCGCAGGTCGACGCCGAGGGGTGGAACAGGTCAGGGGTGGCGATCGTCCGTGCTGTCGGACATCCGACCCCCGTCACGGGCCTCGGCGGCGTGCTTCTCGGATCGGATGGCCGAATCCAGGTCTCCTGGACGGGCGCCTCGACCTGGAACGGCGCAGCAACCGGAAGCTACAGCATCGCGCGCTTCGCCGCGGGCGGCGAAATTCCCGCATCCTGTGAGACGGGGAGCAAGCCCGGTGCGATCGCGGGAGCCACGGCAAGCGGCTGGATCGACACCGACGCCGCCGACGGCGGAAAATACGTCTACGCCGTCTATTCCGACAATGGCTACTTCTGCTCGGTGGCGGTCTCCGGCCAGGTCGAGAGCCGGAAGGCGCCCGGAAAGGCGACCGTCGATCCCGAGTTTCCCACGGTCCAACACCAGTCGTCCGGCAACTGGGACGTGCGCATCGGCGGCCTCGGCGTCGTATCCGGCGTCGCCACACGCTACGAATACCGTCTGGGCTCCGCAGCATGGCAGGCCGTTCCCACCTCCGGATTCGTCACTTCTGCGGCCAACAGCGCGGTCTACGGCACGCCCGTGTCACTGCAGGTGCGCGGCTGCCGGGACACCAGCACCGACTTCTGCGGGCCCTCCGTGACCCTGACGGCGACGCCCGTGGCGACGCGGGCATCCGTTCCCAGCTGCCTGGCCGGGCAGCCCTTCATTGCTGCTCCGCCGAACAACAACGGATCTCCGAAGATCACCGTCGGTTACGCGGTCGACTACGGCCTGCTGGGCGTCTACTCCGGCGTCTTCCATACGTGGCATGAGGGCGAGACAGTCCCGCTCACCGCCTCGGGAGTCCGCATCAAGGCGACAGTCACTGCCGGCACTTCGGTGTATCAGGACCCACAATGGGGTCAGACCCAGTGCCAGCCGGCACCGGAACCGACACCTGAGCCGACCCCGGAACCGACACCGGAACCGACACCGACACCGCCGCCCGGGGCCACCCCGGGGGCGACGCCGGGCGGCTGA
- a CDS encoding serine/threonine-protein kinase, with the protein MARRLPSQPPVLPGFSHMHILGSGGFADVFLFEQNMPRRQVAVKVLLSEVVNDHVRQMFQAEANLMAQLSSHPSILTVYQASVSSDGRPYLVMEMCSSALSERYRRERIPVAEVLRIAVRIGSAIETAHRAGVLHRDIKPSNILLTAYGHPVLSDFGIASTLGGTQSQDAVGMSIPWSAPEVLLDESSGSIAAEVWSFSATVYSLLAGRSPFELAGQSNKSADLIGRISKGKVQPIGRSDVPRGLEEALRRGMSRNPEHRPGSVLELVHEFQAIESELGLPQTPIEVAMDDWALATVSDLEDRTRVRGLAAVPDSPGRRRRRGTASTVTPRLDDGGPRSSTGTAAPTPPSGRMQTLAWILVASAVLVIALAATATYVLIKTNTSSIPTVTDIQADERQGRMEFNWPDPGLQDGDSYQIETADGERSIQRAPRFAVDGNPGDLVCITVSVNRAGVNGPLSNQKCASFLP; encoded by the coding sequence ATGGCGCGACGCTTGCCGTCTCAGCCGCCCGTGCTGCCCGGCTTCAGTCACATGCACATCCTCGGTTCCGGCGGCTTCGCCGATGTCTTCCTCTTCGAGCAGAACATGCCGCGCCGCCAGGTGGCGGTGAAGGTTCTGCTCAGCGAGGTCGTCAACGATCATGTGCGTCAGATGTTCCAGGCCGAGGCCAATCTCATGGCGCAGCTCAGCTCGCATCCGTCGATCCTCACGGTCTACCAGGCGAGCGTCTCCTCGGATGGCCGGCCGTATCTGGTCATGGAGATGTGTTCCTCAGCGCTCAGTGAGCGTTACCGGCGCGAGCGCATCCCCGTCGCCGAGGTTCTGCGCATCGCCGTGCGTATCGGCAGCGCCATCGAGACGGCGCACCGTGCCGGCGTTCTGCACCGCGACATCAAGCCGTCGAACATCCTGCTGACCGCCTACGGGCATCCGGTTCTCTCCGATTTCGGTATCGCCTCGACCCTCGGCGGAACGCAATCGCAGGATGCTGTGGGGATGTCGATCCCGTGGTCGGCTCCCGAGGTGCTGCTCGATGAGAGCTCCGGCTCCATCGCCGCCGAGGTGTGGTCGTTCTCCGCAACCGTGTATTCGCTGCTGGCGGGGCGCTCGCCGTTCGAGCTGGCGGGGCAGTCGAACAAGTCGGCCGACCTGATCGGGCGCATCAGCAAGGGCAAGGTGCAGCCGATCGGGCGCTCCGATGTGCCGCGCGGGCTTGAGGAGGCGCTCAGGCGTGGCATGTCGCGCAATCCTGAGCACCGGCCGGGCTCGGTGCTGGAACTCGTGCACGAGTTCCAGGCGATCGAGTCAGAACTCGGCCTGCCGCAGACGCCCATCGAGGTCGCCATGGATGACTGGGCGCTCGCCACTGTCTCCGATCTGGAGGATCGCACGCGGGTGCGAGGGCTTGCCGCCGTTCCTGATTCGCCCGGACGGCGGCGCAGGCGGGGAACAGCCTCAACCGTGACCCCGCGCCTCGACGACGGAGGGCCGCGCAGCAGCACCGGCACCGCGGCGCCCACGCCCCCGAGCGGGCGGATGCAGACGCTCGCCTGGATCCTCGTGGCATCCGCCGTTCTGGTGATCGCGCTCGCCGCGACGGCAACCTATGTGCTCATCAAGACGAACACCTCCTCGATCCCCACCGTCACCGACATCCAGGCCGATGAGCGGCAGGGCCGGATGGAGTTCAACTGGCCCGATCCGGGCCTGCAGGATGGCGACTCCTACCAGATCGAGACGGCAGACGGTGAGCGCAGCATCCAGCGGGCGCCGCGTTTCGCCGTTGACGGCAACCCCGGTGATCTCGTGTGCATTACGGTCTCGGTCAACCGTGCAGGAGTGAACGGCCCGCTCAGCAACCAGAAGTGCGCATCGTTCCTGCCATGA
- a CDS encoding AAA family ATPase, translating into MTMTPEQAAWFSDIFNRLVANVEQVLLGKSFVIKLSFTALLSEGHLLLEDFPGTGKTSLARAIAESVDGVSNRVQFTPDLLPGDITGVSIYDQRSAEFEFHRGPIFANIVLADEINRASPKTQAALLEVMEEGRVTVDGVTHPVGAPFMVIATQNPIEQAGTYRLPEAQLDRFLMKTSIGYPDHASTLRILEGAGIKAHESPVAAIVSAATIIEMGALARTVHVDPAINDYVSRLVEATRTATEVRLGASVRGALALIRSAKTLAAAAARHYVIPDDIKALAEPVLAHRLVLDPEAEFDGVTTSSVMAQILMETAPPGDRQAS; encoded by the coding sequence ATGACGATGACACCCGAGCAGGCTGCCTGGTTCTCCGACATCTTCAACAGGCTTGTCGCCAACGTCGAACAGGTGCTGCTCGGAAAGTCCTTCGTCATCAAGCTCTCCTTCACCGCGCTCCTCAGTGAGGGACACCTGCTGCTGGAGGACTTCCCCGGAACAGGCAAGACCTCGCTCGCCCGCGCCATCGCGGAGAGTGTCGACGGCGTGAGCAACCGAGTGCAGTTCACCCCGGACCTGCTCCCTGGTGACATCACCGGCGTCAGCATCTACGACCAGCGTTCGGCCGAGTTTGAGTTCCACCGCGGGCCCATCTTCGCCAACATCGTGCTAGCCGACGAGATCAACCGTGCCAGCCCCAAGACCCAGGCCGCCCTCCTCGAGGTCATGGAGGAGGGGCGGGTCACCGTCGACGGTGTCACTCATCCGGTCGGCGCTCCCTTCATGGTCATCGCCACCCAGAACCCCATCGAGCAGGCGGGGACCTACCGGCTGCCCGAGGCCCAGCTCGACCGCTTCCTGATGAAGACGTCGATCGGGTACCCCGACCATGCCTCGACGCTGCGCATCCTCGAAGGGGCAGGCATCAAGGCGCACGAGAGCCCCGTTGCCGCGATCGTCTCGGCCGCGACGATCATCGAGATGGGTGCGCTGGCCCGCACCGTGCATGTCGACCCCGCCATCAACGACTACGTCTCCCGACTCGTCGAGGCGACGCGCACCGCCACGGAGGTGCGTCTCGGCGCCAGCGTGCGCGGCGCGCTCGCCCTCATCCGCAGCGCGAAGACCCTCGCCGCCGCAGCCGCGCGTCACTACGTCATCCCCGACGACATCAAGGCGCTTGCGGAGCCCGTGCTCGCCCACCGGCTCGTGCTCGACCCCGAGGCGGAATTCGACGGCGTCACCACGTCGAGCGTCATGGCACAGATCCTGATGGAGACCGCGCCCCCCGGCGACAGGCAGGCCTCGTGA
- a CDS encoding DUF58 domain-containing protein: protein MTPRSTPPTRTHGAGTTNSRQHSRVHGSTTSLRSDTLFDTSTVGLSNARTRIVGNRDGMLADVIVAVVRSARGISAVIRTVAGRVGSVVTTLGWVMAAVVTLSLVWGYTAGWSELVAVGYTGLVLLLVAIVYLVGRNAFTITLELPHSRVAVGEEASGVVSIANPSRHRIFGAKAEVPIGPGIAELALPGLAAGASVEHQFAIPTGRRGMLVVGPVRTVRADPIGLVRRELAWTDQHEMFVHPRTIAIPSTSTGFIRDLEGNPTRDITSSDVAFHALREYARGDERRNIHWKSTAKTGTYMVRQFEETRRSHLVIALSRASSDYADDAEFEMAVSVAGSLGIRAIRDVRNLSVVTSATTPEFAKRKVFAVRSLSTLSPSRLLDDLSIVDHEESALGLTDVARVAAEQVSGISVAFLVCGSMPTPGELRAASTRFPAGVEVVAVVCDPDTVPGLRRVTGLSVLTIGFLEDLQKSLAKAATS from the coding sequence GTGACGCCCAGGTCGACGCCGCCGACGAGGACGCACGGCGCCGGCACGACGAACTCGCGGCAGCACTCCCGAGTGCACGGTTCGACGACGTCGCTGCGCTCCGACACCCTCTTCGACACCTCGACGGTCGGCCTCAGCAACGCCCGTACCCGCATCGTCGGCAACCGCGACGGGATGCTCGCCGACGTCATCGTGGCCGTCGTGCGCTCCGCCCGCGGCATCAGCGCCGTCATCCGGACCGTCGCGGGCAGGGTGGGCTCCGTCGTCACGACGCTCGGCTGGGTCATGGCCGCGGTCGTCACCCTCAGCCTCGTCTGGGGATACACGGCGGGCTGGTCGGAGCTCGTCGCCGTGGGCTACACGGGCCTCGTGCTGCTGCTCGTCGCCATCGTCTACCTCGTCGGACGCAACGCATTCACGATCACGCTCGAGCTCCCCCACAGCCGCGTCGCGGTGGGGGAGGAGGCATCCGGGGTCGTCTCGATCGCGAACCCGAGCCGCCACCGTATCTTTGGGGCCAAGGCCGAGGTGCCCATCGGGCCGGGCATCGCCGAGTTGGCACTCCCCGGTCTCGCCGCCGGCGCATCCGTCGAACACCAGTTCGCCATTCCCACAGGCCGGCGCGGGATGCTCGTCGTCGGCCCCGTCAGGACGGTGCGGGCCGACCCGATCGGGCTCGTCCGCCGCGAGCTTGCCTGGACCGATCAGCACGAGATGTTCGTGCATCCGCGCACAATCGCCATCCCCAGCACCAGCACAGGGTTCATCCGCGACCTCGAAGGGAACCCGACCCGAGACATCACCAGCAGCGACGTCGCCTTCCACGCCCTGCGCGAGTATGCGCGTGGCGACGAGCGCCGCAACATCCATTGGAAGAGCACGGCCAAGACGGGCACCTACATGGTGCGGCAGTTCGAGGAGACGAGGCGCAGCCACCTCGTCATCGCGCTCAGCCGGGCCAGTTCCGACTACGCCGACGACGCCGAGTTCGAGATGGCCGTCAGCGTCGCGGGATCGCTCGGCATCCGGGCCATCAGGGATGTGCGCAACCTCTCGGTCGTCACGAGCGCGACGACGCCAGAGTTCGCCAAGCGCAAAGTCTTCGCGGTGCGCTCGCTCAGCACCCTCAGCCCCTCACGGCTCCTCGACGACCTCTCCATCGTTGACCACGAGGAGTCTGCGCTCGGGCTCACCGATGTCGCCAGGGTCGCCGCAGAGCAGGTGAGCGGCATCTCCGTGGCGTTCCTCGTCTGCGGCTCGATGCCTACCCCGGGAGAGCTGCGCGCGGCATCGACCAGATTCCCGGCCGGGGTCGAGGTTGTTGCGGTCGTATGCGATCCGGACACCGTCCCCGGGCTTCGCCGGGTGACCGGCCTCAGTGTGCTCACCATCGGGTTCCTCGAGGACCTCCAGAA
- a CDS encoding PP2C family protein-serine/threonine phosphatase: MTAIGENTTGHSVALPGRDGEVIELAWAAETDTGHRRQHNEDSYVVSPPLFAVADGMGGHSAGDLASDAVVTRIAEAATGDFAEEDVIERALRKATKDITRVADEAHLGVGTTATGASLRVIDGQPFWSVFNVGDSRVYLAEGGELSQVTVDHSVVQELVDAGMITAEAAEHHPDSNIITRAVGFNADAVPDYWLLPLRTGMRLLLCSDGLSKELDSARIREILCGDGTVAQVAEELVLRALDAGGRDNVTVVVIEVVAAPQPEPGAESANVADDAQADSDEEADEEGDTIPRRPASGAEHQEEPNT; the protein is encoded by the coding sequence GTGACGGCGATCGGCGAGAACACCACAGGCCACAGCGTGGCCCTGCCCGGCAGGGACGGCGAGGTCATCGAGCTTGCCTGGGCTGCAGAGACGGACACGGGCCACCGACGTCAGCACAACGAGGACAGCTATGTCGTGAGCCCTCCCCTCTTCGCCGTCGCCGACGGCATGGGCGGGCATTCGGCCGGAGACCTGGCGAGCGATGCCGTTGTGACGCGCATCGCCGAGGCGGCGACGGGCGACTTCGCCGAGGAGGATGTCATCGAGCGGGCGCTCAGGAAGGCGACCAAGGACATCACGCGTGTCGCGGATGAGGCCCACCTCGGCGTCGGCACGACCGCGACGGGGGCGAGCCTCAGGGTCATCGACGGCCAGCCGTTCTGGTCGGTGTTCAATGTGGGCGACTCGCGCGTGTACCTCGCGGAGGGCGGAGAGCTGAGTCAGGTCACGGTCGATCATTCGGTCGTGCAGGAGCTGGTCGACGCGGGGATGATCACGGCTGAGGCCGCCGAGCACCACCCGGACAGCAACATCATCACGCGGGCCGTCGGCTTCAACGCGGATGCGGTTCCCGACTACTGGTTGCTGCCCCTGCGCACCGGAATGCGTCTGCTGCTGTGCTCCGACGGTCTCAGCAAGGAGCTCGACTCTGCACGCATCCGTGAGATCCTCTGCGGCGACGGCACCGTCGCGCAGGTCGCAGAGGAGCTCGTGCTGCGAGCACTGGATGCGGGGGGCCGCGACAATGTGACGGTCGTCGTCATCGAGGTTGTCGCGGCGCCGCAGCCTGAGCCGGGGGCGGAGTCGGCGAACGTCGCGGACGACGCTCAGGCTGACAGTGATGAGGAGGCCGACGAGGAGGGGGACACCATTCCCCGTCGCCCGGCGTCTGGCGCCGAGCACCAGGAGGAGCCGAACACCTGA